One genomic region from Zalophus californianus isolate mZalCal1 chromosome 2, mZalCal1.pri.v2, whole genome shotgun sequence encodes:
- the HGFAC gene encoding hepatocyte growth factor activator: MALLLLLRLLLLLGVPCGAQPQAGRNLTEPPEPNATVTPGTPTIPVTSVTPGTPATSAPEAQGPRGRGLTPLPRAAPSSSSPGGPVLTEDGRPCRFPFRYGGRMLHSCTSEGSAHRKWCATTHNYDRDRAWGYCAQVSVPREDPAAPDPCASSPCLNGGLCSNAQDPESYHCTCPMAFTGKNCGTEKCFDETRYEHLEVGDRWARVSQGQVEQCECAGGQIRCEGTRHTACLSSPCLNGGTCHLIVATGTTVCSCPLGHAGRLCNIVPTQRCFVGNGTEYRGVASTATSGLSCLAWDSDLLYQELHVDSVGAAALLGLGPHAYCRNPDKDERPWCYVVKDSALSWEYCRLVACGARMCSKGQPGPTPESLARIPPLPTAVLLRQAEPAPGGRQACGKRHKKRTFLRPRIIGGSSSLPGSHPWLAAIYIGNNFCAGSLVHTCWVVSAAHCFSSSPRRESVLVVLGQHFFNQTTDVTQTFGIEKYIPYPMYSVFNPSDHDLVLIRLKKKGDRCAVRSQFVQPICLPEPSSPFPAGHKCQIAGWGHQDENGSGYSSSLREALVPLVADHKCSSPEVYGADISPNMLCAGYFDCKSDACQGDSGGPLACEKNGVAYLYGIISWGDGCGRLNKPGVYTRVAKYVDWIKDRIWPPKRPADPS; this comes from the exons ATGgccctgctcctgctgctgcggctgctgctgctgctgggggtgCCTTGTGGGGCTCAGCCCCAGGCTGGCAGG AACCTTACAGAACCCCCAGAACCTAACGCCACAGTGACCCCTGGGACCCCCACGATCCCTGTAACCTCGGTGACCCCTGGGACCCCAGCCACGAGTGCTCCAGAGGCACAGGGACCCCGTGGTAGGGGGCTCACCCCCCTGCCCAGGGCAGCTCCCTCCAGCAGCAGCCCTGGGGGCCCAG tgcTCACAGAGGACGGGCGGCCCTGCAGGTTTCCCTTTCGCTACGGCGGCCGCATGCTCCACTCGTGCACTTCGGAGGGAAGCGCCCACAGGAAGTG GTGTGCCACCACTCACAACTACGACCGCGACAGGGCCTGGGGCTACTGTGCACAGGTCTCGGTGCCCAGGGAGGACCCAG CTGCCCCGGATCCCTGTGCCTCCAGCCCGTGCCTCAACGGGGGCTTATGCTCCAACGCCCAGGACCCCGAGTCTTACCACTGCACCTGCCCCATGGCTTTCACAGGCAAGAACTGCGGCACAG AAAAATGCTTCGATGAGACGCGCTACGAACACCTGGAGGTGGGCGACCGCTGGGCCCGAGTGAGCCAGGGCCAAGTGGAACAGTGTGAGTGTGCCGGGGGCCAGATCCGCTGCGAGGGCACCCGCCACACAG CTTGCCTGAGCAGCCCGTGCCTGAACGGGGGCACCTGCCACCTCATTGTGGCCACTGGGACCACTGTATGCTCCTGCCCCCTGGGCCACGCTGGGCGGCTCTGCAACATCG TGCCTACCCAGCGCTGCTTCGTGGGGAACGGCACCGAGTACCGAGGCGTGGCCAGCACGGCAACCTCGGGCCTCAGCTGCCTGGCCTGGGACTCGGACCTGCTCTACCAGGAGCTGCACGTGGACTCGGTGGGCGCCGCGGCCCTGCTCGGCCTGGGCCCCCACGCCTACTGCCG GAACCCAGACAAGGACGAGAGGCCCTGGTGCTACGTGGTGAAGGACAGCGCACTCTCCTGGGAGTACTGCCGCCTGGTGGCCTGTGGTGCGCGAATGTGCAGCAAGGGGCAGCCTGGCCCCACTCCAG AATCCCTCGCCAGAATTCCGCCCCTGCCCACTGCGGTCCTGCTGAGGCAGGCTGAGCCCGCCCCAGGGGGACGCCAGGCCTGTGGCAAGAGGCACAAGAAAAGAACCTTCCTCCGGCCACGCATCATCGGCGGCTCGTCTTCCCTGCCCGGCTCCCACCCCTGGCTGGCCGCCATCTACATCGGGAACAACTTCTGTGCAGGGAGCCTTGTCCACACCTGCTGGGTGGTGTCCGCGgcccactgcttctccagcag CCCCCGCAGGGAGAGCGTCTTAGTGGTCCTAGGCCAACACTTCTTCAACCAAACAACGGACGTAACACAGACGTTTGGCATCGAGAAGTATATCCCGTACCCCATGTACTCAGTGTTCAACCCCAGTGACCATGACCTGG TCTTGATCCGGCTGAAGAAGAAGGGGGACCGCTGTGCCGTCCGCTCCCAGTTCGTCCAGCCTATCTGCCTGCCTGAGCCCAGCAGCCCCTTCCCCGCTGGACACAAGTGCCAGATTGCAGGCTGGGGCCACCAGGACGaga ACGGCAGTGGCTACTCCAGCTCCCTGCGGGAGGCACTGGTCCCTCTGGTCGCAGACCACAAGTGCAGCAGCCCGGAGGTGTATGGGGCCGACATCAGCCCCAACATGCTGTGTGCCGGCTACTTCGACTGCAAGTCCGACGCCTGCCAG GGGGACTCGGGCGGGCCCCTGGCCTGTGAGAAGAACGGCGTGGCCTACCTGTATGGCATCATCAGTTGGGGCGACGGCTGTGGGAGGCTTAATAAACCTGGTGTCTACACGCGTGTGGCCAAGTACGTGGACTGGATCAAAGACCGGATATGGCCCCCTAAGCGGCCTGCGGATCCCTCCTGA